From a single Granulicella aggregans genomic region:
- a CDS encoding glycosyltransferase, with product MLVPRVAYFPDSFHEVNGVAHTSRNFEAYALRRNLPFLCVRAGDRDEPVVQSGEVRSLELMRSRTSIRLEKDLEFDAIFWRHYDQIEWQLKIFQPDIIHITGPSELGIFGALFAWKIGIPLAASWHTNVHEYLAKRMRGLTGLLPAGNIPAAERGIENATLAATARFYRLARVLFAPNLELCAMLEKATGKPCHLMQRGVDTNLFTPAKRRRLAEDRSITLGYVGRLSIEKNIALLVRVAEQLRTMRIDVHFLIVGQGGDEALLREQLPQAEFAGVLRGEALAEAYADMDIFVFPSHTDTFGNVVLEALASGVPAVVTPDGGPKYIVTHEVTGFVAKDEDFASSVATLATDPDRLNRMRLAAREYALGCSWDAVFGRVYDAYQDALVP from the coding sequence ATGCTCGTGCCTCGCGTAGCCTACTTTCCCGACTCGTTCCACGAGGTCAACGGCGTCGCGCATACCAGCCGCAACTTCGAGGCCTATGCGTTGCGCAGGAACCTGCCCTTTCTTTGTGTGCGCGCGGGCGATCGCGATGAGCCAGTCGTGCAAAGCGGAGAGGTTCGCTCGCTCGAACTCATGCGCAGCCGGACTTCGATCCGTCTTGAAAAAGACCTCGAGTTCGACGCAATCTTCTGGCGGCACTACGACCAGATTGAGTGGCAGCTCAAAATCTTCCAGCCCGACATCATTCACATCACCGGCCCCAGCGAACTGGGCATCTTCGGTGCTCTCTTCGCCTGGAAGATAGGCATCCCTCTAGCGGCCTCCTGGCACACGAACGTGCATGAATACCTCGCCAAGCGCATGCGCGGCCTGACTGGTCTGCTGCCAGCCGGAAACATCCCCGCCGCCGAGCGCGGCATCGAGAACGCTACCCTCGCGGCAACTGCTCGCTTCTATCGCCTGGCTCGCGTGCTCTTCGCGCCAAACCTCGAACTCTGCGCGATGCTCGAGAAGGCGACCGGCAAGCCCTGCCACCTCATGCAGCGTGGAGTGGATACGAACCTCTTCACGCCCGCCAAGCGCCGCCGTCTGGCGGAAGACCGGAGCATCACCCTCGGATACGTCGGCCGGCTTTCGATCGAAAAGAACATCGCCTTGCTGGTCCGGGTCGCCGAACAGCTGCGAACGATGCGGATCGATGTCCACTTCCTGATCGTCGGCCAGGGTGGTGACGAGGCCCTTCTGCGCGAACAGCTTCCCCAGGCTGAATTCGCTGGCGTGCTCCGTGGCGAAGCCCTCGCCGAGGCCTACGCCGACATGGACATCTTCGTCTTCCCCTCGCACACGGACACCTTTGGCAACGTCGTTCTTGAAGCGCTGGCGAGCGGCGTCCCCGCCGTCGTGACGCCCGACGGCGGCCCAAAGTACATCGTTACCCACGAAGTCACCGGCTTCGTGGCGAAGGACGAAGACTTTGCCTCATCCGTAGCCACGCTCGCGACTGACCCGGATCGCCTGAACAGGATGCGCCTCGCCGCCCGTGAGTACGCCCTCGGCTGTAGCTGGGACGCTGTCTTCGGCCGTGTCTATGACGCCTATCAAGACGCTCTAGTCCCCTAG
- a CDS encoding LOG family protein, whose amino-acid sequence MSRPKPERLERAPLAYENSQFIDSPDGRLFRMMAEYSEPMARFRRQRIEDTVVFFGSARFRALDEANEALELLENTGSANPAPPAEQPARPEEVESGEASEVKLMLAESAVEMARYYEDARKLAYMLTTWSKTLPGRRHRFVVTSGGGPGIMEAANRGAYEAGGKSIGLNIKLPFEQLPNPYITPELNFEFHYFFMRKYWFAYLAKALVVFPGGFGTLDEMFELLTLSQTNKLAKKITILIYGPDYWKNVINLDLLAQKGAIAMKDRDLFQYVDTPEEAFEVLKAGLLEHHMEHGRGEAIPETPELSAQEILGPDIAKTR is encoded by the coding sequence ATGTCGCGACCCAAACCGGAACGCCTCGAACGAGCGCCCCTTGCCTATGAGAACAGCCAATTTATCGATTCGCCCGACGGTCGCCTCTTCCGCATGATGGCCGAGTACTCGGAGCCCATGGCGCGTTTCCGCCGCCAGCGTATCGAGGACACGGTCGTCTTCTTCGGCTCGGCACGTTTCCGCGCTCTTGATGAAGCGAACGAGGCTCTGGAACTCCTTGAGAACACAGGCTCTGCCAATCCAGCTCCTCCAGCCGAGCAGCCCGCGCGCCCCGAAGAGGTCGAGAGCGGCGAAGCCAGCGAAGTAAAGCTCATGCTCGCCGAATCTGCCGTCGAGATGGCCCGCTACTACGAGGACGCCCGCAAGCTCGCCTACATGCTTACGACCTGGTCGAAGACGCTCCCCGGCCGCAGGCACCGCTTTGTCGTCACCAGCGGCGGTGGCCCAGGCATCATGGAGGCCGCCAACCGAGGCGCCTACGAGGCGGGCGGCAAGAGCATCGGCCTCAACATCAAGCTGCCCTTCGAGCAGCTTCCCAACCCCTACATCACCCCAGAGCTCAACTTCGAGTTCCACTACTTCTTCATGCGGAAGTACTGGTTCGCCTACCTGGCGAAGGCGCTGGTGGTCTTTCCCGGCGGCTTCGGCACGTTGGACGAGATGTTCGAGCTGCTCACGCTCTCACAGACGAACAAGCTCGCCAAGAAGATCACCATCCTCATCTACGGTCCGGACTACTGGAAGAACGTCATCAACCTGGACCTGCTGGCCCAAAAGGGAGCGATTGCCATGAAAGACCGCGACCTCTTCCAGTATGTCGATACACCCGAGGAGGCCTTCGAGGTTCTTAAGGCAGGGCTCTTGGAGCACCACATGGAGCACGGCCGCGGCGAAGCCATTCCCGAGACGCCGGAACTCTCCGCCCAGGAGATCCTGGGTCCGGACATCGCCAAGACGCGATAA
- a CDS encoding HAD family acid phosphatase, giving the protein MRRILLALLLCCGLSEAQQAIAPVPGEPANLDALKTRLTQYHSCTETDCYTPQMERQADLAIQFLKQSVAAAPPKAKLAMVLDIDETSLSNWAVEVHDDFGYIPTDSNWCVALHCSPAIPSTLRLFREASKAGVAVFFITGRPEGQRADTAANLKAAGFDHWQELYLRPENHPKSQTTIEFKSGERAKIVAQGYKIILNVGDQLSDLAGEPQAEHSVKLPNPFYLIP; this is encoded by the coding sequence ATGCGGCGAATCCTCTTAGCGCTTCTGCTTTGCTGCGGTCTAAGCGAAGCCCAGCAGGCCATCGCCCCAGTTCCCGGCGAGCCGGCCAACCTCGACGCACTGAAGACGCGGCTAACCCAATATCACTCCTGCACGGAGACCGACTGCTATACCCCGCAGATGGAGCGGCAGGCCGACCTTGCCATTCAATTCCTGAAACAGAGCGTGGCGGCGGCACCACCGAAGGCGAAGCTGGCCATGGTGTTGGATATCGACGAGACCTCGCTTTCGAACTGGGCCGTCGAAGTTCACGACGACTTCGGATATATCCCAACGGATTCGAACTGGTGTGTCGCGTTGCATTGCAGCCCGGCGATCCCTTCCACTCTGCGCCTATTCCGCGAGGCGTCGAAGGCGGGAGTCGCCGTGTTCTTCATCACCGGCCGGCCTGAGGGTCAGCGAGCCGACACAGCTGCAAACCTGAAGGCAGCGGGGTTCGATCACTGGCAGGAGCTGTACCTGCGACCCGAGAACCATCCGAAGTCGCAGACAACGATCGAGTTCAAGTCCGGCGAACGGGCGAAGATCGTCGCACAGGGCTACAAGATCATCCTGAACGTCGGTGATCAGCTAAGCGACCTCGCTGGAGAGCCCCAGGCGGAACACTCGGTGAAACTTCCGAATCCTTTCTACCTCATCCCCTAG
- the bla gene encoding subclass B3 metallo-beta-lactamase: MNLPRALLASLTLLLAISATVRLPAQNPTPNCSHCAEWNTPQEPFRIFGNTYYVGPHGISSILITSPAGHILIDGAIAESAPQIAAHIRALGFRVEDVKLILSTHIHFDHAGGIAELQRMTGATVMASPSSARVLSTGENDPADPQFEILLPLEKVAKVKVLTPGETVHVGPLALTSHPTPGHTSGGTSWTWTSCEGNLCHSMVYADSVSAVSSDSYKFTHNSTNPHAIQDFDKSFAFLEAVPCDILLTAHPEVADIWDKMEQRKAGVTPDPMVDPGACRQLAENARKQLDLRIAKETGK; encoded by the coding sequence ATGAATCTCCCCCGCGCCCTCTTGGCTTCTCTGACGCTGCTTCTCGCGATCTCCGCTACGGTTCGGCTGCCTGCGCAGAACCCCACGCCAAACTGCAGCCATTGTGCCGAGTGGAACACGCCGCAGGAACCCTTCCGCATCTTCGGCAACACTTACTATGTTGGACCGCACGGCATCAGCTCCATCCTGATCACCTCGCCCGCCGGACACATCCTGATCGACGGTGCCATCGCCGAATCCGCTCCGCAGATCGCCGCCCACATCCGCGCGCTGGGCTTCCGCGTAGAAGACGTAAAGCTCATCCTCAGCACCCACATCCACTTCGACCACGCCGGTGGTATCGCCGAACTCCAGCGCATGACCGGCGCAACCGTAATGGCCAGCCCATCCAGCGCCAGAGTGCTCTCAACAGGCGAAAACGATCCCGCCGATCCACAGTTTGAGATACTTCTGCCGCTTGAGAAGGTCGCCAAGGTGAAGGTGCTCACCCCAGGCGAGACCGTCCACGTCGGCCCTCTGGCGCTCACTTCGCATCCCACTCCGGGCCACACCTCCGGCGGAACCAGCTGGACGTGGACCTCCTGCGAGGGCAATCTCTGTCACAGCATGGTCTACGCGGACAGTGTCAGCGCAGTCTCCTCCGACAGCTACAAGTTCACCCACAACTCCACCAACCCGCATGCCATCCAGGACTTCGACAAGAGCTTCGCGTTTCTGGAAGCGGTCCCCTGCGATATCCTGCTCACCGCCCATCCTGAGGTCGCCGACATCTGGGACAAGATGGAGCAGCGCAAGGCTGGCGTCACACCCGATCCGATGGTCGATCCCGGAGCCTGCAGGCAACTTGCGGAGAACGCAAGGAAGCAGCTCGACCTGCGGATCGCAAAGGAGACGGGCAAGTAG
- a CDS encoding AsmA-like C-terminal region-containing protein: protein MEGVSGAAETRRKPLWRRWWFIMITVVVVAGAVTGIAFWAKYKYLRTHADQILRDRVVASLSARFNSPVELDSFHLDIGPTIHVTGGGLRILYLAGPTKPDANPNNPAPMISVDRFEFETNFKALLEPTTRIVTVHVSGLDLHVPPHGMGHIPRKLDNPKPQKQPKISLVFDKIICENSRLVIETTKPGKLPLVFNLSNITLTDVGASKPLLYDAVLTNARPVGQIHSTGHFGPWQADDPRDTPIDGDYSFTNADLGPFKGIAGILSSTGKFKGKLDHINVEGVTDTPDFRLDISDHPVPLHTDFTAIVNGTTGDTTLTRVDARLQKSVFHCSGSVMRIGVPETGVTGHDVELIVDMTKGRMEDVLTLATKTAPPVLEGYLSLHQNLSIPPGKETVSRRMKLAGTFSVDQASFGNPAMQLKINEMSMRAQGNPKAANAQDATPVASSVSGEFVQANGTMHFSTLDYTIPGAVIRLKGTYTLPGNSFDFQGVVRTDATASHMTTGWKSMLLKAVDPLLRKNGAGLEIPITIKGTKSDPHFGVDMKKMF, encoded by the coding sequence ATGGAAGGCGTATCGGGGGCGGCGGAAACGCGGCGCAAACCTCTTTGGCGGCGGTGGTGGTTCATCATGATTACGGTGGTTGTTGTCGCCGGAGCGGTTACCGGCATCGCCTTCTGGGCGAAGTACAAGTACCTCCGCACGCACGCCGATCAGATCCTGCGCGATCGGGTTGTTGCCTCGCTCTCAGCCCGCTTCAACAGTCCCGTCGAGCTGGACTCCTTCCACCTCGATATCGGCCCCACGATTCACGTCACGGGTGGCGGCTTGCGCATCCTGTACTTAGCCGGACCGACCAAGCCGGACGCCAACCCGAACAATCCCGCTCCCATGATCAGCGTGGACCGTTTCGAGTTCGAAACGAACTTCAAGGCCCTGCTCGAACCCACCACGCGCATCGTCACTGTCCACGTCTCCGGTCTCGATCTGCATGTCCCACCGCACGGCATGGGCCACATCCCGCGCAAGCTGGATAACCCAAAGCCGCAAAAACAACCCAAGATCAGCCTGGTCTTCGACAAGATCATCTGCGAGAACTCCCGCCTCGTCATCGAGACCACCAAGCCCGGTAAACTCCCACTCGTCTTCAATCTCTCGAACATCACCCTCACCGACGTCGGCGCGAGCAAGCCGCTGCTCTACGACGCCGTCCTCACCAACGCCCGCCCGGTCGGCCAGATCCACTCCACCGGCCACTTCGGCCCGTGGCAGGCCGACGACCCGCGTGACACACCCATCGACGGCGACTACTCCTTCACCAACGCCGACCTCGGCCCGTTCAAGGGCATCGCGGGCATTCTTTCTTCGACAGGAAAGTTCAAAGGCAAGCTCGACCACATCAACGTCGAGGGCGTGACCGATACCCCAGACTTTCGCCTCGACATCAGCGATCACCCAGTGCCGCTGCACACGGACTTCACCGCCATCGTTAACGGGACGACCGGCGACACCACGCTGACCCGCGTCGATGCGCGGCTGCAGAAGTCCGTCTTCCACTGTTCGGGATCGGTGATGCGCATCGGAGTTCCAGAGACCGGAGTCACCGGCCATGACGTCGAACTGATCGTGGATATGACCAAGGGCCGGATGGAGGATGTCCTCACCCTTGCGACCAAGACCGCGCCACCTGTCCTCGAAGGCTATCTCTCGCTCCACCAGAATCTCAGCATCCCGCCAGGCAAGGAGACGGTTTCCAGACGCATGAAGCTCGCAGGCACCTTCAGCGTCGACCAGGCCTCCTTCGGTAATCCGGCCATGCAGCTTAAGATTAACGAGATGAGCATGCGCGCCCAGGGCAATCCCAAGGCCGCCAACGCCCAGGACGCCACCCCCGTCGCCTCCAGCGTCAGTGGCGAGTTCGTCCAGGCGAACGGCACGATGCACTTCTCGACGCTCGACTACACCATACCCGGTGCGGTCATCCGGCTGAAGGGCACCTACACCCTGCCCGGGAACAGCTTCGACTTCCAGGGCGTCGTCCGCACCGACGCCACCGCCTCCCACATGACCACAGGCTGGAAGAGCATGCTGCTCAAGGCCGTCGATCCGCTCCTCAGAAAAAACGGTGCAGGCCTCGAAATCCCCATCACCATCAAGGGCACCAAGTCCGATCCGCACTTCGGCGTCGACATGAAGAAGATGTTCTAG
- a CDS encoding ABC-F family ATP-binding cassette domain-containing protein has protein sequence MLQLSQAGKRFGQKLLFEDANWLITPDERTGLVGGNGTGKSTLLKILAGVETLDYGTLTRVKGMTLGYLPQDGLAMRGKTVFEECHSVFDHLYALEAESIELTHILSDKDPKSKEYLAAAERYSDIADQLHVHDIYTLDSQVGAVLGGLGFSKEDWERKTEEFSGGWQMRIALAKLLLQKPSLLLLDEPTNHLDIESRNWLEEYLHGYENAFILISHDRYFLDVTVNKTVEIWNKRMQTYHGNYEKYVTQKEERKTQLLNAYKNQKDRIDALEAFINRFRAQATKAKQVQSRIKELEKIERIEIPEEEATIHFTIPQPPASGRTVIEVNHLTKVYPRPDGSDKTILEDVSFQIDRGDRIALVGANGAGKSTLIRMLSLLEAPTSGEVKMGHNVLADYFAQDQYKVLDHNAQMLDDISGIAPKVPQTELRSLLGCFMFSGDDVFKKLGVLSGGERNRYAMAKMLVSPANMLLLDEPTNHLDLRAKDVLLDAIRNFSGTVLFVSHDRYFIDGLATRVFEVEDRRVHIYPGNYEDYLWRKQGGPEKVTVAITNSFQAPAAVTNTPQPAAVPAPAAPTVKRLNPIKLKQLEDRLAFAEAEIPRLDDAIIAVEEKLGAYTTAEDASKNARDLESLREQRTKMLAEWEEVSLTLEEQATAV, from the coding sequence ATGCTGCAACTCTCACAAGCTGGCAAACGCTTCGGCCAGAAGCTACTCTTCGAAGACGCGAACTGGCTCATCACTCCTGACGAACGTACCGGCCTGGTCGGCGGGAACGGTACGGGCAAGTCTACCTTGCTGAAGATCCTGGCGGGCGTGGAGACGCTCGACTATGGGACGCTGACCCGCGTCAAAGGCATGACCCTGGGCTACCTGCCGCAGGATGGCCTGGCGATGCGCGGCAAGACCGTCTTCGAGGAGTGCCATTCGGTCTTCGACCACCTCTATGCGCTTGAGGCGGAGTCGATTGAGCTGACGCATATTTTGTCGGACAAAGACCCTAAGTCGAAGGAGTATCTCGCGGCAGCGGAGCGGTACTCGGACATCGCCGACCAGTTGCATGTCCACGACATCTACACGCTCGACTCGCAAGTGGGCGCGGTGCTCGGCGGTCTGGGCTTCTCGAAGGAAGACTGGGAGCGCAAGACCGAGGAGTTCTCGGGCGGCTGGCAGATGCGCATCGCGCTGGCCAAGCTGCTGTTGCAGAAGCCCAGCTTGCTGCTGCTGGACGAGCCCACGAACCATCTCGACATCGAGTCGCGCAACTGGCTTGAAGAGTATCTACACGGGTACGAAAACGCCTTCATCCTGATCTCGCATGATCGCTACTTTCTGGACGTGACCGTGAACAAGACGGTCGAGATCTGGAACAAGCGGATGCAGACGTACCACGGCAACTACGAGAAGTACGTCACGCAGAAGGAAGAGCGCAAGACGCAGTTGCTGAACGCCTACAAGAACCAGAAGGACCGCATCGACGCGCTGGAGGCGTTCATCAACCGCTTCCGCGCACAGGCGACCAAGGCCAAGCAGGTGCAGTCGAGGATCAAGGAACTCGAAAAGATTGAGCGAATCGAGATTCCGGAAGAAGAGGCGACGATTCACTTTACGATTCCGCAGCCGCCTGCTTCAGGGCGCACGGTGATCGAAGTAAATCATCTGACGAAGGTCTATCCGAGGCCCGATGGCAGCGATAAGACCATCCTTGAGGATGTAAGCTTCCAGATCGATCGCGGCGACCGCATCGCACTTGTAGGCGCAAACGGCGCGGGTAAATCGACGCTGATTCGTATGCTGTCGCTGCTGGAAGCGCCGACCTCGGGCGAGGTCAAGATGGGGCACAATGTGCTCGCCGACTACTTCGCGCAGGACCAGTACAAGGTGCTGGACCACAACGCGCAGATGCTGGACGACATCAGCGGCATCGCTCCCAAGGTGCCGCAGACGGAGCTTCGGAGTCTGCTGGGGTGCTTCATGTTCTCGGGCGATGATGTCTTCAAGAAGCTCGGCGTGCTCTCCGGCGGAGAGCGCAACCGCTATGCGATGGCGAAGATGCTGGTCTCTCCCGCGAACATGCTGCTGCTCGACGAGCCGACGAACCATCTCGATCTTCGCGCGAAGGACGTGCTGCTGGATGCGATCAGGAACTTCTCGGGCACGGTGCTGTTTGTCTCGCACGACCGGTACTTTATCGATGGGCTGGCAACACGGGTCTTCGAAGTAGAAGACCGCCGGGTGCATATCTATCCGGGGAATTACGAGGACTACCTGTGGCGCAAGCAGGGAGGGCCGGAGAAAGTAACCGTCGCAATTACAAATTCATTTCAAGCTCCTGCAGCGGTTACAAATACGCCACAACCTGCGGCTGTGCCTGCTCCGGCGGCACCGACGGTGAAGCGGTTGAATCCGATCAAGCTGAAGCAGCTTGAGGATCGGCTTGCGTTTGCTGAGGCGGAGATTCCACGACTGGATGACGCGATCATTGCGGTGGAAGAGAAGCTGGGGGCCTATACAACGGCTGAGGATGCTTCGAAGAACGCTAGAGATCTTGAGTCGCTGCGGGAACAGCGGACGAAGATGCTGGCGGAGTGGGAAGAGGTTTCGTTGACGCTTGAGGAGCAGGCTACGGCGGTTTAG
- a CDS encoding ABC transporter ATP-binding protein, protein MQTGRKAGAAVSRACGRFGERILLPFSPVPEAILTVDDLSIEFAGSGRKAVSNISFSINEGETLGLVGESGSGKSATSLAVLRLLPPSARMTGRISFRGRDLLTLSSEEMRRYRGQEIAMIFQEPMTALNPSMRVGEQIAEAVRAHHPEIGRASVRDRVIESMREVGIPDVERRVRDYPHQFSGGQRQRILIAMAIVNRPRLLIADEPTTALDVTVQAQILALLRRLTNEYKLAMLFISHDLAVVSQVADRVAVMQHGEIVEQAIAGNLFREPKHPYSRRLLSAAPTMTTDRERPLAASY, encoded by the coding sequence ATGCAAACGGGACGCAAGGCCGGCGCCGCAGTCTCGCGGGCCTGCGGCAGATTTGGCGAGCGGATTTTGCTACCATTCAGCCCAGTGCCTGAAGCGATTCTTACCGTCGACGACCTTTCTATCGAGTTTGCAGGCTCAGGCCGCAAGGCAGTCTCCAATATCTCATTCTCGATCAATGAGGGGGAGACGCTGGGCCTGGTGGGCGAGTCGGGATCGGGAAAGTCAGCGACCTCGCTGGCAGTTCTGCGCCTCTTGCCGCCCTCCGCGCGGATGACGGGCAGGATATCCTTTCGCGGCCGCGACCTGCTGACGCTAAGCAGCGAGGAGATGAGGCGATATCGCGGCCAGGAGATCGCCATGATCTTCCAGGAGCCGATGACTGCGCTGAATCCGTCGATGCGAGTCGGCGAGCAGATCGCAGAGGCGGTCCGTGCGCACCATCCGGAGATAGGCCGTGCGAGCGTGCGGGACCGCGTGATCGAGTCCATGCGCGAGGTAGGAATTCCCGATGTGGAAAGACGCGTACGTGACTATCCGCACCAGTTTTCCGGCGGCCAGAGACAGCGAATTCTGATCGCCATGGCGATCGTGAACCGGCCGCGACTTCTGATTGCGGACGAGCCAACGACGGCGCTCGATGTGACGGTGCAGGCCCAGATCCTGGCGCTGCTGCGCCGCCTCACGAATGAATACAAGCTCGCTATGCTGTTCATCTCGCACGATCTCGCAGTGGTCAGCCAGGTGGCGGACCGGGTCGCGGTGATGCAGCACGGTGAGATCGTTGAGCAGGCAATTGCGGGCAATCTCTTTAGGGAGCCCAAGCATCCGTATTCGCGGAGACTGCTGTCGGCCGCGCCGACCATGACGACCGACCGCGAACGTCCGCTGGCCGCGAGCTACTGA
- a CDS encoding metallophosphoesterase family protein, producing MRALVLSDIHGNLEALTAVLDAAGVTDQLWNLGDVVGYGGSPNQVIDKVRPLSSLVVRGNHDRVCCGLASAVGFNPVARAAAMWTQSELTPVNLEWLKALPQGPILPHYRPHYSVIDSGIVASIAGEAVDEIDLDVSCVHGSPLNEDQYILSMRDAWAPLQQMVSDVTFFGHTHVQGGFSSSGSEWKEIRPAYRSRKDAESWTVKLSSGSRHLINPGSVGQPRDFDWRAAFAIYDFEASEVTYHRVPYDLTSSQGRILMAGLPERLAARLREGR from the coding sequence ATGCGCGCACTCGTCCTCTCCGATATCCATGGAAATCTCGAAGCCCTGACCGCCGTCCTCGACGCAGCGGGAGTGACCGACCAGCTCTGGAATCTGGGCGATGTGGTGGGATATGGAGGCAGTCCGAATCAGGTTATCGATAAGGTGCGTCCGCTGTCGAGCCTGGTCGTGCGCGGGAACCACGACCGCGTCTGTTGCGGTCTGGCCTCGGCGGTGGGCTTCAACCCAGTCGCACGCGCGGCTGCCATGTGGACCCAGAGCGAGCTTACCCCAGTGAACCTGGAGTGGCTTAAGGCCCTGCCGCAGGGACCGATCCTTCCTCACTACAGGCCTCACTACAGTGTGATCGACTCGGGCATTGTCGCCTCGATCGCTGGCGAAGCTGTGGACGAGATCGATCTCGACGTGAGCTGTGTCCACGGCTCGCCGCTCAACGAAGACCAGTACATTCTGAGCATGCGCGACGCATGGGCGCCGCTTCAGCAGATGGTCAGCGATGTGACCTTCTTTGGACACACGCATGTGCAGGGTGGATTTTCAAGCAGCGGATCGGAGTGGAAAGAGATCCGGCCTGCGTACCGATCGCGCAAGGACGCCGAGTCATGGACGGTCAAGCTGTCCTCTGGCTCGCGCCACCTGATCAATCCCGGATCGGTCGGGCAGCCGCGCGACTTCGACTGGCGCGCGGCCTTTGCGATCTATGACTTTGAGGCGTCCGAGGTGACCTACCATCGCGTCCCCTACGACCTTACGTCGTCGCAGGGGCGCATCTTGATGGCCGGATTGCCGGAACGGCTTGCCGCGCGGCTGCGCGAAGGACGCTAG
- a CDS encoding alkene reductase — MANTTPNLLDPIQLGDLHLPNRVIMAPLTRLRGTVDHVATPIIAEYYAQRASAGLIISEGTPVDPLGVGYAQVPGIWSKEQTEAWKPITKAVHNAGGRIFAQIWHVGRISDPVFLSGQTPVAPSAIAAAGHVSHLRPERPFVTPRALTLEEVKGVVEAFRRGAQNAQDAGFDGVEIHGANGYLLDQFLQDGTNHRTDEYGGPIENRARLHLEVTDAAISVFGPGRVGMHLAPRSGVHGISDSNLPATFGYLATELGKKKIAFIAAREAVAPDSLGPTLKQQFGGVYVANEALDQKTGQQLLDEGKADAVAYGKLFIANPDLPIRFAKGAPLNVPDVKTFYSHGPEGYIDYPSLQPETVGA, encoded by the coding sequence ATGGCAAACACGACCCCAAACCTTCTCGACCCCATTCAGCTAGGCGACCTTCACCTGCCCAACCGCGTCATTATGGCGCCTCTGACGCGTCTTCGCGGCACCGTCGACCACGTCGCAACACCGATCATCGCGGAGTACTATGCGCAGCGCGCATCGGCCGGCCTCATCATATCTGAGGGCACGCCCGTCGATCCGCTCGGCGTCGGCTACGCTCAGGTGCCTGGTATCTGGTCGAAAGAGCAGACCGAGGCGTGGAAGCCCATCACCAAGGCTGTCCACAACGCCGGTGGCCGCATCTTCGCGCAGATCTGGCACGTAGGCCGCATCTCCGATCCCGTCTTCCTCAGCGGCCAGACGCCGGTCGCTCCCTCGGCCATCGCCGCGGCCGGACACGTCTCACACCTGCGTCCGGAGCGCCCTTTCGTCACGCCGCGTGCGCTCACGCTCGAAGAGGTGAAGGGCGTCGTTGAAGCCTTCCGTCGCGGAGCGCAAAACGCCCAGGACGCCGGTTTCGACGGCGTTGAGATTCATGGCGCAAACGGCTATCTTCTCGACCAGTTCCTGCAGGACGGCACCAACCACCGCACTGACGAGTACGGCGGCCCTATCGAGAATCGGGCCCGCCTGCACCTCGAAGTCACCGATGCCGCCATCTCCGTCTTCGGCCCGGGCCGCGTCGGCATGCACCTCGCCCCGCGCAGTGGCGTCCACGGCATCTCGGACTCGAACCTGCCCGCGACCTTCGGCTACCTGGCGACGGAACTTGGCAAGAAGAAGATCGCCTTCATCGCTGCCCGCGAGGCTGTCGCCCCGGACTCGCTCGGACCTACGCTGAAGCAGCAGTTTGGTGGCGTCTACGTGGCCAACGAGGCACTCGATCAGAAGACTGGCCAGCAGCTACTCGACGAGGGCAAGGCCGATGCCGTCGCATACGGCAAGCTCTTCATCGCCAACCCTGATCTTCCGATCCGGTTCGCAAAGGGTGCGCCTCTGAACGTGCCGGACGTAAAGACCTTCTACTCCCATGGTCCGGAAGGCTACATCGACTATCCCTCGCTGCAGCCCGAAACGGTCGGAGCGTAG